In Amycolatopsis sp. EV170708-02-1, the following are encoded in one genomic region:
- a CDS encoding permease prefix domain 1-containing protein: MNAIEAYIGDLDARLRGPSSAKTDLLTEARDGLTDAAEAYREGGADEAEAERRAVADFGPVDLIAREYQAELGLRRDIRVLWELIAGVPLLILGWDLARGFADWSELGTAPSWYHRAIGTADTLAALSPAVAVAGLLAARLLSRRTGGPPVARTVSWSLAGAVGLNLLAIATYGGATGLLEPARMLVSVPCAVMSGTWILFSMRLAVAARSRRATAWR; this comes from the coding sequence ATGAACGCGATCGAGGCCTACATCGGCGACCTGGACGCCCGGTTGCGCGGGCCGTCGTCGGCGAAGACCGATCTGCTCACCGAAGCCAGAGACGGGCTGACCGACGCGGCCGAGGCGTATCGCGAGGGTGGTGCGGACGAGGCGGAGGCCGAGCGCCGTGCCGTCGCCGACTTCGGCCCGGTGGACCTGATCGCACGTGAGTACCAAGCGGAACTGGGGCTCCGGCGCGACATCCGTGTGCTGTGGGAGCTGATCGCCGGTGTCCCGCTGCTGATCCTCGGCTGGGATCTCGCGCGGGGCTTCGCCGATTGGTCGGAGCTCGGCACCGCGCCGTCCTGGTACCACCGCGCTATCGGCACGGCCGACACGCTCGCGGCGTTGTCCCCGGCCGTCGCGGTCGCCGGATTGCTCGCGGCACGGTTGCTCTCGCGGCGCACGGGCGGCCCGCCCGTCGCCCGCACGGTCTCGTGGTCGCTGGCCGGGGCGGTGGGTTTGAACCTGCTCGCGATCGCGACCTACGGCGGCGCGACCGGACTGCTGGAGCCTGCCCGCATGCTCGTCAGCGTGCCGTGCGCGGTCATGTCGGGAACCTGGATCCTGTTCAGCATGCGGCTCGCGGTCGCCGCGC
- a CDS encoding permease prefix domain 1-containing protein, with the protein MSTIDAYIGDLDARLRGPSSAKTDLLTEARDGLTDAAEAYREGGADEAEAERRAVADFGPASVIAREYQAELALRGDIGTLWKVIVGVPLIQVTWELARIWTYGDWSRSGKANPEWYVAVIELFGVLVLVPAVIGAVSLFGARRLGRRLDSVSLGKVTRWTVGAAAGTNLLALLLLTVSTAVLDPSRMNVSVVCNVVALGWVAFSFWLLQPAFRPRPALAA; encoded by the coding sequence ATGAGCACGATCGACGCCTATATCGGCGATCTGGACGCCCGGTTGCGCGGGCCGTCGTCGGCGAAGACCGATCTGCTCACCGAGGCGAGGGACGGGCTGACCGACGCGGCCGAGGCGTATCGCGAGGGCGGTGCCGACGAGGCGGAGGCCGAGCGCCGTGCCGTCGCCGACTTCGGCCCGGCCTCGGTGATCGCCCGCGAGTATCAGGCCGAGCTGGCGTTGCGCGGCGACATCGGCACGCTGTGGAAGGTCATCGTCGGCGTGCCGCTGATCCAGGTGACCTGGGAGCTGGCGCGGATCTGGACCTACGGCGACTGGAGCCGCTCGGGGAAGGCGAACCCGGAGTGGTACGTGGCCGTCATCGAGCTGTTCGGCGTCCTGGTCCTCGTTCCGGCCGTGATCGGAGCGGTCTCGCTCTTCGGCGCGCGCAGGCTGGGACGCAGGCTCGACAGCGTGAGCCTTGGCAAGGTGACGCGGTGGACGGTGGGCGCGGCGGCGGGCACGAACCTGCTGGCGCTGCTGCTGCTCACGGTGAGCACCGCGGTCCTCGATCCGTCCAGGATGAACGTGAGCGTGGTGTGCAACGTGGTGGCGCTCGGCTGGGTCGCGTTCAGTTTCTGGCTGCTCCAACCGGCTTTCCGGCCCCGGCCCGCGCTCGCCGCATGA
- a CDS encoding helix-turn-helix transcriptional regulator, with protein sequence MKADSLRGHLDALLLAVLDGRKLHGYAIIEALQLRSDGALDLPTGTVYPALRRLERAGFLASEWDVVSGRKRRTYKLTRSGQKALAAERAEWQEFTTVIGGVLGGSTA encoded by the coding sequence ATGAAGGCCGACAGTCTGCGCGGGCACCTCGACGCGCTGCTCCTCGCCGTCCTCGACGGCCGGAAGCTGCACGGGTACGCCATCATCGAGGCGCTCCAGCTCCGCAGCGACGGTGCGCTCGACCTGCCGACGGGCACCGTCTATCCGGCGCTTCGCCGGTTGGAGCGCGCCGGATTCCTCGCCAGCGAGTGGGACGTCGTGTCCGGCCGTAAACGTCGTACGTACAAGCTCACCCGCTCCGGGCAGAAGGCCTTGGCGGCGGAACGAGCGGAGTGGCAGGAGTTCACCACCGTGATCGGTGGTGTCCTCGGGGGGAGCACGGCATGA
- a CDS encoding cytochrome ubiquinol oxidase subunit I — MDALPIARLQFATTTSFHFLFVLLTLGLVTLVAVMQTRSAFGGKPELTRMTRFWGKLYVINYALGIVTGIVMEFQFGLTWTGLSAVAGDVFGAPLAIETLVAFFAESTFLGLWIFGWGRLNKWVHLTLIWLVTLTAYASALFIMVANSFLQNPVGTHAENGVLKLDDFGALFTNPALTMSLPHVLSAALMTGGFFVVGVSAYHFIKRTKEIEFFRRSMRIGVLASLAGSTLVIGFGFGQFGPLGEYHGDKLSSPDPLVGASLGFMIQIGFIAFLASILGTLLLFRNWITKVRPLLYVMVLAIPLPFVAAILGWLVREIGRQPWLIRGQLTTADAVAAIPAGQILFSFIAFTLLFLVLAIADWVLMSRVAKRGPDAVEETAAPRTELPVLSGV; from the coding sequence ATGGACGCACTCCCGATCGCGAGACTCCAGTTCGCGACGACGACCTCGTTCCACTTCCTGTTCGTGCTGCTCACACTGGGGCTCGTGACACTCGTCGCGGTGATGCAGACACGCTCCGCGTTCGGCGGCAAGCCGGAGCTCACGCGGATGACTCGCTTCTGGGGCAAGCTTTACGTCATCAATTACGCGCTGGGAATCGTCACCGGAATCGTGATGGAATTCCAGTTCGGACTCACCTGGACCGGCCTGTCCGCGGTCGCGGGCGACGTCTTCGGCGCGCCGCTGGCCATCGAGACGCTGGTGGCGTTCTTCGCCGAATCGACCTTCCTGGGGCTGTGGATCTTCGGCTGGGGGCGGCTGAACAAATGGGTCCACCTGACGCTGATCTGGCTGGTCACGCTGACCGCGTACGCCTCGGCGCTGTTCATCATGGTGGCCAACTCGTTCCTGCAGAACCCGGTCGGCACCCACGCCGAGAACGGCGTGCTGAAGCTCGACGACTTCGGCGCCCTGTTCACCAACCCGGCGCTCACGATGTCCCTGCCGCACGTGCTGAGCGCGGCGCTGATGACCGGCGGCTTCTTCGTGGTCGGCGTCAGCGCGTACCACTTCATCAAGCGCACCAAGGAGATCGAGTTCTTCCGGCGCTCGATGCGGATCGGTGTGCTCGCCTCGCTGGCAGGCAGCACACTGGTGATCGGCTTCGGGTTCGGCCAGTTCGGTCCGCTGGGCGAATACCACGGCGACAAGCTCAGCTCACCGGATCCGCTGGTCGGCGCCTCGCTGGGCTTCATGATCCAGATCGGGTTCATCGCCTTCCTCGCCTCGATCCTCGGCACCTTGCTGCTCTTCCGGAACTGGATCACCAAGGTGCGGCCGCTGCTGTACGTGATGGTGCTGGCCATCCCGCTGCCGTTCGTCGCGGCGATCCTCGGCTGGCTGGTGCGGGAGATCGGCCGTCAGCCGTGGCTGATCCGCGGGCAGCTGACCACCGCCGACGCCGTCGCGGCGATCCCGGCGGGGCAGATCCTGTTCTCCTTCATCGCTTTCACGCTGTTGTTCCTGGTGCTCGCGATCGCCGACTGGGTGCTGATGTCGCGGGTCGCCAAACGCGGCCCGGACGCCGTCGAAGAGACGGCCGCACCCCGTACCGAACTTCCCGTCCTGAGCGGAGTCTGA
- a CDS encoding cytochrome d ubiquinol oxidase subunit II: MVILWWCVLGFLTAGYFALAGYDYGVGMLLGRLSRDEAGRRRVLGAFGPFFLANEVWLVAAVGVLFGAFPHLEGKVFSGAYLPVVTLLLGLVTFTAAVQLRSRRPDAGRGAWTLAITVGAWVTAVSWGVFLGNLVLGLPLDAAGKPAGGVLAVFSPYALLWGAGFVALFALQGAAFLAVRAPAEFTARANRIAKALLAPSLAFLVVAVVWGAVETTASWSVLPAIVLAFGALGVAAAALRAGRHKAALVATMTLSASPVLAVGTLRLPDALVSSVDGGFSLSLAEAATSTEMLGLLTIVLPPALVAIAAVQWVTWRRHGTRVDQRSLLHF; the protein is encoded by the coding sequence ATGGTGATCCTCTGGTGGTGTGTGCTCGGTTTCCTGACGGCCGGCTATTTCGCGCTGGCGGGCTACGACTACGGCGTCGGGATGCTGCTCGGCAGGCTCAGCCGTGACGAGGCCGGGCGAAGGCGCGTGCTCGGTGCTTTCGGCCCGTTCTTCCTGGCCAACGAGGTGTGGCTGGTGGCCGCGGTCGGCGTCCTGTTCGGCGCTTTCCCGCATCTGGAAGGGAAAGTGTTCTCCGGGGCGTACCTTCCGGTCGTCACCCTGCTGCTCGGGCTCGTCACGTTCACCGCGGCGGTGCAGTTGCGCAGCAGGCGGCCGGACGCGGGCCGCGGTGCCTGGACGCTGGCGATCACCGTCGGCGCCTGGGTGACGGCGGTGTCCTGGGGCGTGTTCCTCGGCAATCTCGTGCTCGGGCTCCCGCTCGACGCGGCCGGGAAACCGGCCGGCGGCGTCCTCGCGGTGTTCAGCCCGTACGCGCTGCTCTGGGGTGCCGGGTTCGTCGCGCTGTTCGCCTTGCAGGGAGCGGCTTTCCTGGCCGTCCGGGCGCCGGCGGAGTTCACCGCCCGCGCGAACCGGATCGCCAAGGCGCTGCTCGCGCCGTCGCTCGCGTTCCTGGTCGTGGCGGTCGTCTGGGGCGCCGTCGAGACCACCGCGTCGTGGTCGGTGCTGCCCGCGATCGTGCTGGCGTTCGGCGCGCTGGGCGTCGCGGCCGCGGCCCTGCGCGCGGGGCGGCACAAGGCGGCGCTGGTCGCCACGATGACGCTGTCCGCGTCGCCGGTGCTGGCGGTCGGAACCCTGCGCCTGCCGGACGCGCTGGTGTCCTCTGTGGACGGAGGCTTCTCGCTGAGCCTTGCGGAAGCGGCCACCAGCACCGAGATGCTCGGCCTGCTCACCATCGTCCTGCCGCCCGCGCTGGTGGCGATCGCCGCCGTGCAGTGGGTGACCTGGCGCAGGCACGGCACCCGCGTCGACCAGCGTTCGCTGCTGCACTTCTAG
- the cydD gene encoding thiol reductant ABC exporter subunit CydD, translating into MPPLPGLRRHFGVLAVLGTLTAAAILVQADGLATLLTGGGVTWTLVAAIAVRALLAGVQGSVGGRFAATVKSGLRKRLLGAEAENPGAVATLVTKGIDASDAYLTGYLPTVVLSAIIPVAVLVRLFAADLSSALIILATLPLIPVFAILVGQHTKAKTAKQWSLLSKLGGHFLDVVRGLGTLKVFGRAEAQAKTVRAMADAHTDATMRTLRVAFLSALVLELVATLSVALVAVPIGFRLLEGGMVVHTAVLVLLLAPEAYLPLRAAGAKFHASAEGLATLREALAVRTEDVAGGSRMARRGAPRIVLDKVSVAYGDETVLSEVDMTIEAGEHVALVGPSGSGKSTLLAVLLGFVTPTSGRVLVDGVDLRDLDPAAWRAGTAWVPQRPTLFTGTVEENIAMGQVPDVQAAARAAAFDEVVRGLPDGYRTRIGELGAPLSAGQRQRLGLARALARTEAGLALLDEPTARLDAGTEAAVLGATRELLTGRTAVLVAHRPAMAALATRVLEVHDGVVLAVGGAEDAPRAVTERVNPPRPKAPLSRWQDATSASAR; encoded by the coding sequence ATGCCTCCCCTTCCCGGACTGCGCCGCCATTTCGGCGTACTGGCCGTCCTCGGCACGCTGACCGCCGCGGCGATCCTCGTCCAGGCCGACGGCCTCGCGACGCTGCTCACCGGCGGCGGTGTGACCTGGACGCTCGTGGCCGCCATCGCGGTGCGGGCGTTGCTCGCGGGCGTCCAGGGTTCCGTCGGCGGACGGTTCGCGGCGACGGTCAAATCCGGTCTGCGCAAACGGCTTCTCGGCGCGGAGGCGGAGAATCCCGGCGCGGTCGCCACCCTGGTGACCAAGGGCATCGACGCGAGCGACGCCTACCTGACCGGCTACCTGCCGACGGTGGTGCTCTCGGCGATCATCCCGGTCGCGGTGCTCGTCCGGCTGTTCGCCGCGGATCTGTCGTCGGCGCTGATCATCCTCGCGACGCTGCCGCTGATCCCGGTGTTCGCGATCCTGGTCGGGCAGCACACGAAGGCGAAGACCGCCAAGCAGTGGTCGCTGCTTTCCAAGCTGGGCGGGCATTTCCTCGACGTCGTGCGCGGACTCGGCACGCTCAAGGTGTTCGGCCGCGCGGAGGCGCAGGCGAAGACCGTGCGGGCGATGGCGGACGCGCACACCGACGCGACCATGCGCACACTGCGGGTCGCGTTCCTGTCCGCGCTGGTGCTGGAACTGGTGGCGACGCTCTCGGTGGCGCTCGTGGCGGTGCCGATCGGCTTCCGGCTGCTGGAAGGCGGCATGGTCGTGCACACCGCGGTGCTCGTGCTGCTGCTCGCCCCCGAGGCGTACCTGCCGTTGCGGGCGGCGGGAGCGAAGTTCCACGCCAGCGCGGAAGGCCTCGCCACGCTGCGGGAGGCGCTGGCCGTCCGCACGGAGGACGTCGCCGGGGGTTCGCGGATGGCCCGCCGCGGTGCGCCCCGGATCGTGCTGGACAAGGTGAGCGTCGCGTACGGCGACGAGACCGTGTTGTCCGAAGTGGACATGACGATCGAGGCGGGTGAGCACGTCGCGCTGGTGGGGCCCAGCGGTTCCGGGAAGAGCACGCTGCTGGCGGTCCTGCTGGGTTTCGTCACGCCGACGTCCGGCCGGGTCCTCGTCGACGGCGTCGACCTGCGCGACCTGGATCCGGCCGCGTGGCGGGCCGGGACGGCGTGGGTGCCGCAGCGGCCGACGCTGTTCACCGGGACCGTCGAGGAGAACATCGCCATGGGCCAGGTGCCGGACGTCCAGGCCGCGGCACGCGCGGCGGCGTTCGACGAGGTCGTGCGCGGACTACCCGACGGCTACCGCACCCGGATCGGCGAACTGGGCGCGCCCCTTTCGGCCGGTCAGCGGCAACGGCTCGGCCTCGCCAGGGCGCTGGCCCGTACCGAGGCGGGCCTGGCACTGCTCGACGAGCCGACCGCCAGGCTCGACGCGGGAACCGAAGCCGCCGTGCTCGGCGCGACCCGTGAACTGCTCACCGGCCGGACCGCGGTGCTGGTCGCCCACCGGCCCGCGATGGCCGCGCTGGCCACCCGCGTCCTCGAAGTCCACGATGGCGTCGTACTGGCAGTAGGCGGAGCTGAAGATGCACCTCGGGCGGTGACCGAACGCGTGAACCCGCCACGGCCGAAGGCCCCGCTATCGCGGTGGCAGGACGCCACCTCCGCATCGGCGAGGTGA
- the cydC gene encoding thiol reductant ABC exporter subunit CydC, translating into MNVWGVSTKDVVRLVRAGLIAAGAELAGLALMATAAWLLLKAAEQPPLASLTVAIVAVRTLALLRGGLRYAERLAGHEVVLRYLGALRTRVYTSLLPHRVSRHSGGDLVTRLVSDVDAVQDAILRCLLPAGVAAFVGAVSTTVALIVSPAAGLVLALGLAVAGIGLPWLCVRITRAAAEASAPARADLAERSVELITGRRELIAYGVHESTVDAAHTAVDTLASRDRATANRTSLLTAAGILVQLLTCVAIALTAGVSPPLTAALALAALAVFELVLPLTAAAQRWVEVRASAERVRALLTEPPPARGTAVPEPGHLRLEGVGVHFTGRAAALDDVDLDLPPGKRVGIVGPSGAGKTTLLNVLLGAVAPTSGRALLNGKPLETYDPTLLPSVISGALADAHVFHTTVRENLLLAKPGASDAELLDACATAGFDLPLDREVGSDGDTLSGGQRQRLILARAVLSAPPILVLDEPVEGLDPAHGDAVLADVLAAARGTVVLVTHRESQVAGFDEVLRL; encoded by the coding sequence GTGAACGTCTGGGGAGTGTCCACAAAGGACGTCGTACGGCTGGTCCGTGCCGGGCTGATCGCGGCCGGGGCCGAGCTGGCGGGGCTGGCGCTGATGGCCACCGCCGCGTGGCTGCTGCTGAAGGCGGCCGAGCAGCCGCCGCTGGCGTCGCTCACCGTGGCGATCGTCGCCGTGCGCACGCTGGCGTTGCTGCGCGGCGGGCTGCGGTACGCGGAACGGCTCGCCGGGCACGAGGTCGTCCTGCGTTATCTCGGCGCCTTGCGGACCCGCGTGTACACGTCGCTGCTGCCGCACCGGGTCTCGCGGCATTCGGGCGGCGATCTCGTCACCCGCCTGGTGTCCGATGTGGACGCGGTGCAGGACGCGATCCTGCGCTGCCTGCTGCCCGCCGGTGTCGCCGCGTTCGTCGGCGCGGTGTCGACGACGGTCGCGCTGATCGTCAGCCCGGCCGCCGGGCTCGTGCTGGCGCTCGGGCTCGCCGTCGCCGGGATCGGCTTGCCGTGGCTGTGCGTGCGGATCACCCGGGCGGCGGCGGAAGCGAGCGCTCCGGCCCGCGCCGACCTCGCCGAACGGTCGGTCGAGCTGATCACCGGGCGACGCGAGCTGATCGCCTACGGCGTCCACGAGTCCACTGTGGACGCCGCGCACACCGCCGTCGACACGCTCGCGTCCCGGGACCGGGCGACGGCGAACCGGACGAGCCTGCTGACCGCGGCCGGGATCCTCGTCCAGCTGCTGACCTGCGTCGCGATCGCGCTGACCGCCGGGGTTTCACCGCCGCTGACCGCGGCACTGGCGCTGGCCGCACTGGCCGTGTTCGAGCTGGTCCTCCCGCTGACCGCGGCCGCCCAGCGCTGGGTCGAGGTCCGCGCGTCGGCCGAGCGGGTGCGCGCGCTGCTGACCGAACCGCCGCCCGCGCGCGGGACCGCGGTGCCCGAACCGGGACATCTGCGGCTCGAAGGCGTCGGCGTCCACTTCACGGGAAGGGCCGCGGCACTGGACGACGTCGACCTCGACCTGCCGCCGGGCAAACGCGTCGGGATCGTGGGGCCGAGCGGGGCCGGGAAGACGACGTTGCTGAACGTCCTGCTGGGTGCCGTGGCGCCGACGTCCGGGCGGGCGCTGCTGAACGGGAAGCCGCTGGAGACCTACGATCCGACGCTGCTGCCCTCGGTGATTTCGGGCGCGCTCGCGGACGCGCACGTCTTCCACACGACGGTCCGGGAGAACCTGCTGCTCGCGAAACCCGGCGCGTCCGACGCCGAACTGCTCGACGCGTGCGCCACGGCCGGTTTCGATCTGCCGCTGGATCGCGAAGTCGGCTCCGACGGCGACACGCTGTCCGGCGGGCAACGCCAGCGGCTCATCCTGGCGAGAGCAGTGCTCTCGGCACCGCCGATCCTCGTACTGGACGAGCCCGTCGAGGGGCTGGATCCGGCGCACGGCGACGCCGTCCTGGCCGATGTGCTCGCCGCCGCGCGCGGCACCGTCGTCCTGGTGACGCATCGCGAGTCGCAGGTCGCCGGGTTCGACGAGGTGCTACGCCTCTAG
- a CDS encoding glucosyl-3-phosphoglycerate synthase — translation MSWFERRTWQNPGWTVEDIVAAKGDRTVSVVLPALDEEDTVAQVVGTVRPLLGTVVDELVVMDSGSTDATAELAARAGARVVHREDVLPGLPPVPGKGEVLWRSLAATTGDVVVFLDSDLVDPDPAFVPTLLGPLLCEDGVHLVKGFYRRPLRLESSGGGRVTELLARPVLSALRPSLSGLIQPLGGEYAATREFLESVPFAAGYGVEIGLILDAEARYGLEGLAQVNLGVRKHRNRSLLQLGVMARQILGTALARCGVKSDDPAQLTQFAQVGDEWLPEVAEVSVSDRPPMREVRGLEA, via the coding sequence ATGAGTTGGTTCGAGCGGCGTACGTGGCAGAACCCCGGCTGGACGGTCGAAGACATCGTCGCTGCGAAGGGTGACCGCACGGTTTCGGTCGTGCTACCGGCACTCGACGAAGAGGACACCGTCGCCCAGGTCGTCGGGACGGTCCGGCCGTTGCTGGGCACGGTCGTCGACGAGCTGGTCGTGATGGACTCGGGGTCCACCGACGCCACCGCCGAGCTCGCCGCCCGCGCCGGCGCGCGGGTGGTGCACCGCGAGGACGTGCTCCCCGGGCTGCCGCCGGTGCCCGGCAAGGGCGAGGTGCTGTGGCGGTCGCTGGCCGCGACGACCGGTGACGTCGTCGTGTTCCTCGACTCCGACCTCGTCGACCCGGATCCGGCGTTCGTGCCGACCCTGCTCGGGCCCCTGCTCTGCGAGGACGGCGTCCACCTGGTCAAGGGCTTCTACCGGCGGCCCCTGCGGCTGGAGAGCAGCGGCGGCGGCCGGGTAACCGAGCTGCTGGCGCGGCCGGTCCTCTCGGCGCTGCGCCCGTCACTCTCGGGGCTCATTCAGCCCCTTGGTGGCGAGTACGCCGCGACGCGCGAGTTCCTCGAGTCGGTGCCCTTCGCGGCCGGGTACGGCGTCGAGATCGGGCTCATCCTCGACGCCGAAGCGCGCTACGGCCTCGAAGGGCTCGCTCAGGTCAACCTCGGCGTACGCAAGCATCGCAACCGCTCGCTGCTTCAGCTGGGCGTGATGGCGCGCCAGATCCTCGGGACGGCGCTCGCGCGCTGCGGCGTCAAGTCCGACGACCCGGCCCAGCTCACCCAGTTCGCGCAGGTGGGTGACGAATGGCTGCCGGAGGTCGCCGAGGTGTCGGTGAGCGACCGGCCGCCGATGCGGGAAGTGCGCGGTCTAGAGGCGTAG